A genome region from Blautia coccoides includes the following:
- a CDS encoding MFS transporter codes for MKKKITFGTRVAYGCGDTACNIVYGMISTLLTLFYTDYAGISPVTIGIVMLVSRVFDGSSDLIMGFLVDRTKSKWGKSRPWILWMTVPYAIAAILMFTVPHTTDFLKGIYIFVTYNLTTTVIYTAINVPYGSLSTMMTRDSYQQDLLSIFRMILSPVGRIISVTFTMPLVKVFGNDQSAWVKTMCIWVAIAVALLLYCFFRCEETVVTEAKKEEKRSVGVNIKALVTNKYFWCVLGLWSIQVIHMTIVGTDLPYYCKYIFGNDTWMYSTLYFLETVCMIGGAAVCPFLIKRWGKRNVTLAGCLIAVGSQLLVLANPYNFQWLFFVTLIRSIGASQLSATIFGMLGDVVEYGCWKNGFRQESLVFGGASLGFKVGTGITSAIMTGLMTLSGYISSTGAQVVQPESAVRTIGKIYQFGPIIVWSAAVLILLVYKLDKMYPQIERDLLEREIKAE; via the coding sequence ATGAAGAAGAAGATAACCTTTGGGACGAGAGTAGCTTACGGATGCGGGGATACGGCCTGTAATATTGTGTATGGAATGATATCCACGCTGCTGACATTGTTTTATACAGATTATGCGGGGATTTCACCGGTGACCATCGGTATTGTCATGCTGGTGTCAAGAGTATTTGACGGCAGTTCAGATCTGATTATGGGATTTTTAGTGGACAGGACAAAGTCAAAATGGGGAAAATCAAGACCATGGATCCTGTGGATGACGGTTCCCTATGCCATAGCGGCGATCCTTATGTTTACAGTGCCGCACACTACAGACTTTTTAAAAGGAATCTACATATTTGTCACTTATAATCTGACCACAACAGTTATTTATACGGCTATCAATGTGCCTTACGGTTCACTTTCCACCATGATGACCAGGGATTCTTATCAGCAGGATCTGCTTTCCATTTTCCGGATGATCCTGTCACCGGTGGGGCGTATCATCTCAGTGACTTTTACTATGCCTCTTGTGAAAGTGTTTGGAAATGACCAGTCTGCATGGGTTAAGACTATGTGTATCTGGGTCGCCATTGCTGTAGCGCTGCTGTTGTACTGTTTCTTCCGGTGTGAGGAGACTGTGGTGACAGAGGCGAAAAAAGAGGAAAAGCGTTCCGTCGGGGTGAACATAAAGGCTCTGGTGACAAACAAGTATTTCTGGTGCGTGCTTGGGCTGTGGTCTATTCAGGTCATCCATATGACGATTGTCGGAACAGATCTGCCGTATTACTGTAAATATATCTTTGGAAATGACACTTGGATGTACAGCACCCTGTATTTTCTGGAAACTGTGTGCATGATCGGCGGCGCAGCAGTCTGCCCGTTTCTGATCAAAAGATGGGGGAAAAGAAATGTCACCCTGGCGGGCTGCCTTATAGCAGTCGGTTCACAACTTCTGGTGCTGGCCAACCCTTATAATTTCCAATGGTTGTTTTTCGTGACACTCATCCGTTCTATCGGAGCCTCCCAGCTCTCAGCCACTATTTTCGGCATGTTGGGAGATGTGGTGGAGTATGGCTGCTGGAAAAATGGATTCCGCCAGGAAAGTCTTGTATTCGGCGGTGCAAGTCTGGGATTCAAGGTGGGAACCGGTATCACAAGCGCTATAATGACAGGCCTGATGACATTGAGCGGCTATATCAGCTCAACCGGGGCACAGGTGGTGCAGCCGGAGTCCGCTGTGAGGACGATCGGAAAGATCTATCAGTTTGGTCCCATCATTGTGTGGAGCGCAGCAGTGCTGATCCTGCTGGTATATAAGCTGGATAAGATGTATCCGCAGATTGAGCGGGATTTGCTGGAGAGAGAAATAAAGGCAGAATAA
- a CDS encoding class I SAM-dependent methyltransferase, giving the protein MNSYHGVYAPPKGREKVTEFMSSGIKEILGSEMVVDVDHRALARRIVADLKERRSNINRIVCEVDFRQYGLYNRRIPKRNTGRRSRMAVVIREDMEQYMRELREWLEQEKDTPLEEMAGFFQRRIGSYEERMQTWREAYARIPGWIDRDTKRMLDLGCGTGLELESIFSKYPHIQVTGIDLCSTMLERLRHKYREKDITLVCGDYFQESFGESCYDMVISFESLHHFLPGKKRLLFEKIRAALKPGGRFLEADYIACCEEEENLLRRECERKRKAGGISEEQFVHFDIPLTLEHETELLLQAGFSKVNVPDSIEGATFIEAVR; this is encoded by the coding sequence ATGAATTCTTATCACGGCGTTTATGCGCCCCCAAAAGGCAGGGAAAAGGTGACGGAATTCATGAGCAGCGGGATAAAAGAGATTCTGGGTTCTGAGATGGTCGTTGATGTGGATCACCGGGCGCTTGCCAGACGGATCGTTGCGGATCTGAAGGAGAGAAGATCAAATATAAATAGAATTGTTTGTGAGGTGGATTTCCGGCAGTACGGCCTGTACAATAGAAGAATACCGAAAAGAAATACAGGGAGGAGATCAAGAATGGCTGTAGTGATAAGGGAAGACATGGAACAATATATGCGGGAACTGCGGGAGTGGCTGGAGCAGGAAAAAGATACACCTCTTGAGGAGATGGCAGGATTTTTTCAGCGGCGCATTGGGTCTTATGAGGAACGGATGCAGACCTGGAGGGAGGCTTACGCAAGAATCCCCGGCTGGATAGACCGTGACACAAAAAGAATGCTGGATTTGGGATGCGGGACGGGCTTGGAGCTGGAATCTATCTTCAGTAAGTATCCCCATATCCAGGTGACAGGGATAGATTTGTGCAGTACCATGCTGGAACGGCTGAGACACAAATACAGGGAAAAGGATATTACTCTTGTCTGCGGGGATTATTTTCAGGAATCTTTTGGGGAGAGCTGCTATGATATGGTGATTTCTTTTGAGTCTCTGCACCATTTCCTGCCTGGGAAGAAGAGGCTGCTCTTTGAAAAGATCAGGGCAGCGCTGAAGCCCGGAGGAAGGTTCCTGGAAGCGGATTATATCGCCTGCTGTGAGGAGGAAGAAAATCTTCTGCGCCGGGAGTGTGAGAGAAAACGAAAGGCAGGTGGAATTTCAGAGGAACAGTTTGTGCATTTTGATATTCCACTGACGTTGGAGCATGAGACAGAACTGCTTTTACAGGCAGGATTTTCTAAGGTAAATGTGCCGGATTCTATAGAAGGAGCAACTTTTATAGAAGCTGTGAGATAA
- a CDS encoding TetR/AcrR family transcriptional regulator: MQNNRKKDMILDAMQRLMNRSSAQSISVSDVAKEAGIGKGSIYYYFKSKEEILEAVIERSYSAAIAKAKNLLETPDMEALTKMEIIFRTCRESSMELLRQESNNFFELQQSALLHQQYIRIMVRNLRPILADIIRQGNREGSMHCKSPEEVSEIVLIILTIKLDNHLTRDSREHTQKTLDVFSYMLETSFHIEKGKLDYLWTD, from the coding sequence ATGCAAAACAATAGAAAAAAGGACATGATCCTGGATGCAATGCAAAGATTGATGAACCGATCCAGCGCTCAGTCCATATCTGTCAGCGATGTTGCCAAAGAAGCGGGGATCGGAAAGGGGAGTATCTACTATTATTTCAAATCAAAGGAGGAAATTCTTGAGGCTGTCATTGAGCGCTCTTACTCCGCTGCCATTGCAAAGGCAAAAAATCTGCTGGAAACCCCTGATATGGAGGCCCTGACCAAAATGGAGATTATTTTCCGCACCTGCCGGGAATCCTCCATGGAGCTTCTGCGCCAGGAATCCAATAATTTTTTTGAGCTGCAGCAAAGCGCTCTTCTGCATCAGCAGTACATACGTATCATGGTGAGAAATCTGCGCCCTATCCTGGCAGACATAATCCGCCAGGGCAACCGCGAGGGGTCTATGCACTGCAAATCCCCGGAGGAGGTATCGGAGATCGTGCTTATCATCCTTACCATCAAACTGGACAATCACCTCACAAGAGACAGCCGGGAGCACACCCAAAAGACACTGGATGTATTTTCCTATATGCTGGAAACCAGTTTTCATATTGAAAAAGGAAAACTGGATTATCTGTGGACGGACTGA
- a CDS encoding SCP2 sterol-binding domain-containing protein — protein sequence MTYQELVSEIRGIFMQADVSGIKEHIAYQFNIRGEAEGAFYAEVLEGKLYIEPYEYYDRDVLFTTTADTLLSIASGTMDAVAAFTLGKLQVEGSFDKALLIQSFSKQAGREKKKMKAEEKRQQKAEEKRQQKAEEKEPQKAEEKEPQKAVEKELQKAVEKESQKVVEKVAQKTEEKTAKKTVRRLLKK from the coding sequence ATGACATATCAGGAATTAGTGAGTGAGATCAGGGGAATTTTTATGCAGGCAGATGTGAGCGGGATCAAGGAGCACATTGCCTATCAGTTTAACATCCGGGGAGAGGCTGAGGGAGCCTTTTATGCGGAGGTTTTGGAGGGAAAGCTGTACATAGAGCCATATGAATATTACGACAGGGATGTGCTGTTCACTACTACAGCCGATACACTTCTGAGTATTGCAAGCGGCACCATGGATGCCGTCGCAGCATTCACACTGGGAAAACTGCAGGTAGAGGGCAGCTTTGATAAAGCTCTGCTGATTCAGAGCTTCTCAAAACAGGCAGGCAGAGAAAAAAAGAAGATGAAGGCGGAGGAAAAGAGACAGCAGAAAGCGGAGGAAAAGAGACAGCAGAAAGCAGAGGAAAAGGAACCGCAGAAAGCAGAGGAAAAGGAACCGCAGAAGGCAGTGGAAAAGGAACTGCAGAAGGCAGTGGAAAAGGAATCGCAGAAGGTAGTGGAAAAGGTAGCACAGAAAACAGAAGAAAAGACAGCCAAAAAAACAGTCAGAAGACTGCTGAAAAAATAG
- a CDS encoding alpha/beta hydrolase: protein MNGWSLLLGAGALAAAGEYGIASYFFRRTMLRQNAATKRTMDMAGTNWDLYIPEIGKMKQWMLEQEREDVYIRSGDGLKLHGTYFPGQGSGKLVICFHGYTSKGMSDYIGLSNYYLPRGYQMLLVDERAHGDSEGTYIGFGCLDREDALLWITYAVKRFGSGCQIWLHGTSMGASTVLMASGLKLPPQVRGIVSDCAFTTAWDVFAHVLKDQYHLPAYPILKLSDSMCRKKAGYGLKQCSASEEVKRAKVPILFIHGDADTFVPCRMCYEIYENCASKKDMLIVHGAGHVEAFYKEQALYEQKLTEFLETAGEAWAPAGKSIYVSDVTGEGSTGDSVPV from the coding sequence ATGAATGGATGGAGCTTGTTACTGGGAGCAGGGGCACTGGCTGCTGCAGGGGAATACGGAATTGCATCTTATTTTTTCAGGCGGACCATGCTTCGGCAGAATGCCGCCACCAAGAGAACCATGGATATGGCGGGGACGAACTGGGACCTCTATATACCTGAGATAGGGAAGATGAAACAGTGGATGCTGGAACAGGAGCGGGAGGATGTGTATATCAGATCCGGTGACGGCCTGAAGCTTCACGGAACGTATTTTCCGGGGCAGGGAAGCGGGAAGCTTGTGATCTGTTTTCACGGATATACCAGCAAGGGCATGAGTGATTACATCGGATTGTCCAACTATTACCTGCCCAGAGGATATCAGATGCTTCTGGTGGATGAAAGGGCACACGGGGACAGCGAAGGGACGTACATTGGATTTGGGTGTCTGGACAGGGAGGATGCGCTTCTCTGGATAACGTACGCAGTCAAGCGTTTTGGCAGCGGCTGCCAGATATGGCTTCACGGCACTTCCATGGGAGCATCCACGGTTCTCATGGCAAGCGGGCTGAAGCTTCCGCCTCAGGTGAGAGGGATTGTCTCGGACTGCGCCTTTACCACTGCCTGGGATGTATTTGCCCATGTACTGAAGGACCAATACCATCTGCCGGCTTATCCGATCCTGAAACTGTCAGACAGCATGTGCAGAAAGAAGGCAGGATACGGGCTGAAGCAGTGCAGTGCGTCCGAGGAAGTAAAGAGAGCGAAGGTTCCCATACTCTTTATCCATGGGGATGCGGATACTTTTGTTCCGTGCAGAATGTGCTATGAGATTTATGAAAACTGTGCGTCCAAGAAAGATATGCTGATCGTACACGGAGCAGGCCATGTGGAAGCCTTCTATAAAGAACAGGCGCTTTACGAACAGAAGCTGACAGAGTTTCTGGAGACGGCAGGGGAGGCCTGGGCGCCTGCAGGAAAAAGTATTTATGTATCTGATGTAACCGGAGAGGGAAGCACCGGGGATTCGGTTCCCGTCTGA
- a CDS encoding condensation domain-containing protein, whose amino-acid sequence MKEKFGKPLYPLTAAQKLHFFYQKYCPKKQVLNIGTSLTIQQSLDFGALKEAVYQAYARCESMRLRFTQDEDGGVYQYIADREERDIEFFDFTGWQECHAEDKMKEWTSVPFERFDSPLNRVVMIITPDGFQGIYLLVDHMTMDAQSLILFLKDVIEIYANMKYEGMEYPKEMKSYIEQLKKDLEYEADSRAKKRDTEFFEKMISSSEPIFNSIFGPGKLKAEREKEKNPDIRAVTNVSDNVDANIITFQLEADPSKRLMQFCEEHHISMVCLLMMGLRTYLQKVNGNDDVSINTTVARRATLSEKRCGGTRIHCFPFRTVVEKGDTFMEGLKKIRDGQNRIFRHANYDPTAYYAYRNKYYKLRSGQTYEPLSLTYQPLTLKGKGMERLQDIQYKSAWYSNGAAAHALYLTVMHRAEDNGMNFNFEHQTGVVHFEDLQYLYYYLCRIIFKGVENPDMTVGEILESV is encoded by the coding sequence ATGAAAGAGAAATTCGGCAAACCACTGTATCCGCTGACAGCAGCCCAGAAGCTGCACTTTTTCTATCAGAAATACTGTCCGAAAAAGCAGGTGCTGAATATCGGTACCAGTCTTACTATTCAGCAGAGTCTGGATTTTGGAGCACTGAAGGAGGCTGTATACCAGGCTTATGCCAGATGCGAGTCCATGCGTCTGCGCTTTACACAGGATGAAGACGGCGGGGTGTATCAGTACATTGCTGACCGGGAGGAGAGGGATATTGAATTCTTTGATTTTACCGGATGGCAGGAGTGCCATGCAGAAGATAAGATGAAGGAGTGGACTTCCGTGCCTTTTGAAAGATTTGATTCCCCTTTAAACCGGGTAGTTATGATCATCACGCCGGATGGATTCCAGGGTATCTATCTGCTGGTGGACCATATGACCATGGATGCCCAGTCCCTGATCCTATTTCTCAAGGATGTCATAGAGATATATGCCAACATGAAATATGAAGGCATGGAATATCCGAAGGAGATGAAATCATACATAGAGCAGCTTAAAAAGGACCTGGAGTATGAGGCGGATTCCAGGGCAAAGAAACGTGACACGGAGTTCTTTGAGAAGATGATTTCCTCCTCCGAACCTATTTTTAACAGTATTTTTGGCCCGGGTAAGCTGAAGGCAGAACGGGAAAAGGAAAAAAATCCGGATATCAGGGCAGTCACCAATGTCTCAGACAATGTGGATGCCAACATTATCACATTTCAACTGGAGGCAGACCCCTCTAAGCGGCTGATGCAGTTCTGTGAGGAACATCACATTTCCATGGTATGTCTGCTGATGATGGGACTGCGCACGTATCTGCAAAAGGTGAACGGCAATGATGATGTTTCCATCAACACCACAGTGGCAAGAAGAGCCACTTTGTCGGAAAAGAGATGCGGAGGTACCAGGATACACTGCTTCCCGTTCCGCACAGTGGTGGAAAAAGGTGATACCTTTATGGAAGGCCTTAAAAAGATCAGGGACGGGCAGAACCGGATCTTCCGTCATGCAAACTATGACCCGACAGCCTATTATGCGTACAGGAATAAGTATTACAAATTAAGATCGGGACAGACCTATGAACCCTTAAGTCTGACGTACCAGCCTTTGACACTGAAGGGAAAAGGGATGGAGCGTCTGCAGGATATCCAGTACAAATCCGCCTGGTACAGCAACGGGGCAGCAGCCCATGCTCTTTACCTGACGGTTATGCACAGGGCGGAGGACAATGGTATGAACTTTAATTTTGAACACCAGACTGGTGTCGTGCATTTTGAGGACCTGCAGTATCTGTATTACTATCTGTGCCGTATCATTTTCAAAGGGGTGGAAAACCCGGATATGACAGTGGGAGAAATTTTAGAATCTGTGTAA
- the acpP gene encoding acyl carrier protein, whose translation MFEKLKDMICEYVEVDKNAVTENSRFVEDLGFTSYDFMSMIGELEDTYDIEVEERQAAEIRTVGEAVRYIESLQD comes from the coding sequence ATGTTTGAGAAGCTGAAAGATATGATCTGTGAATATGTGGAAGTTGATAAAAACGCAGTTACGGAGAATTCCAGGTTTGTGGAAGATCTGGGATTCACCTCCTATGACTTTATGAGTATGATAGGGGAACTGGAGGATACATATGACATTGAGGTGGAAGAGCGTCAGGCAGCGGAGATCAGAACCGTAGGAGAGGCTGTACGCTACATCGAAAGTCTTCAGGACTAG
- a CDS encoding AMP-dependent synthetase/ligase, whose protein sequence is MSGQINTMKDIIDYSAETYGDAPAIRYKVRKEVITRTFRDLKRDSEAFCRALDSMGMLGKHVAVIGPTTYEWILAYFGAANSGCVIVPLDAQLPAADVCELLNRADISVLVYDELRRDVAEMAKEKCPQVRFMVSMQAEKDKEQVLSLTGLLKKHAGSFSCELDPDKLCAILFTSGTTGKSKGVMLTHRNLTDNAVCLDMKIPAGTVSMTLLPIHHAYCFTMDILKGIYIGMVICINDSIMHVSKNMKLFKPEIVLLVPMVIESIYKKLKESTGILPKKMVAKAAFGGNLKTICSGGAYLPPEMVGAFAEYGITILQGYGMTECSPVISTNLEWDSKEGSVGRLLPNCEAKVVDEEIWVRGSSVMMGYYKMPAETEEALEDGWLKTGDLGYVDQDDFVFLTGRKKNLIILKNGENVSPEELENEISRSPLVKEIIVRETESVIEAEIFPDYEYASKKRIRDVREKLQEVIDNFNRGLPPYKKIHGLKIREEEFEKTPSKKIKRY, encoded by the coding sequence ATGAGCGGTCAGATCAACACTATGAAGGATATCATTGACTATTCGGCAGAAACCTATGGGGATGCCCCTGCCATCCGCTATAAAGTCAGAAAAGAAGTGATAACCAGGACATTCAGGGACTTAAAAAGAGACAGCGAGGCTTTTTGCAGGGCTTTGGACAGCATGGGAATGCTGGGAAAACACGTGGCGGTCATAGGTCCCACTACATATGAGTGGATCCTTGCCTATTTTGGAGCGGCCAACAGCGGATGTGTGATTGTCCCCCTGGATGCGCAGCTTCCGGCAGCGGATGTGTGCGAGCTTTTGAACAGGGCGGATATCAGCGTTCTGGTCTATGACGAGCTTCGCAGGGATGTGGCAGAGATGGCAAAAGAAAAATGTCCCCAAGTCCGGTTCATGGTTTCCATGCAGGCAGAAAAGGACAAAGAACAGGTCTTGTCCCTCACCGGTCTTCTGAAAAAACATGCCGGGAGTTTTTCCTGTGAACTGGACCCTGACAAACTATGCGCCATTTTATTTACCTCAGGCACAACGGGAAAGAGCAAAGGGGTAATGCTCACACACCGTAATCTGACGGACAATGCAGTCTGTCTGGATATGAAGATTCCGGCAGGCACAGTGTCCATGACACTTCTTCCCATTCATCATGCCTACTGCTTTACTATGGATATCCTGAAAGGAATCTATATCGGCATGGTCATCTGCATCAATGACTCTATCATGCATGTGTCTAAAAATATGAAACTGTTCAAACCTGAGATCGTGCTTTTAGTCCCCATGGTGATCGAATCCATTTATAAAAAACTGAAGGAGTCCACAGGCATCCTGCCGAAGAAAATGGTGGCAAAGGCAGCTTTCGGCGGCAATTTAAAAACCATATGCAGCGGCGGAGCCTACCTTCCTCCGGAGATGGTGGGGGCATTTGCCGAGTACGGGATTACCATTCTTCAGGGATATGGAATGACAGAGTGTTCACCGGTCATCAGCACCAACCTGGAGTGGGATTCCAAAGAAGGATCTGTGGGCAGGCTTCTGCCAAACTGTGAGGCAAAGGTGGTGGACGAGGAAATCTGGGTCCGCGGTTCCAGTGTCATGATGGGATATTACAAGATGCCCGCAGAGACAGAGGAAGCTCTGGAGGACGGCTGGCTTAAGACCGGTGATTTGGGATATGTGGATCAGGATGATTTCGTATTTCTGACAGGAAGGAAGAAAAACCTGATCATCCTGAAAAACGGAGAAAATGTTTCCCCTGAGGAGCTGGAAAATGAAATCAGCAGATCGCCGCTGGTAAAGGAGATCATTGTCAGGGAGACGGAATCCGTCATTGAAGCAGAGATTTTCCCGGACTATGAATACGCCTCAAAAAAGAGGATCAGGGATGTGAGAGAAAAACTGCAGGAAGTGATCGACAACTTTAACAGAGGACTTCCCCCCTATAAAAAGATCCACGGGCTGAAGATCAGGGAGGAAGAATTTGAAAAGACGCCTTCCAAGAAAATAAAGAGGTATTAA
- a CDS encoding AraC family transcriptional regulator, with translation MHYLDYNEKQAHGTADFPLAYYYVDEHHPRYHMPFHWHRETELLRVLEGQLRLSLDDREYVVSAGELICISEGVIHGGEPENCIYECAVFDPQPLLMHTHAVRSYLYQIQRRQIQILMRFTKKQPEILTCADTLYHSLRKKGPGWEMTSLGALFELYGLIFDRGYYTPCASRDNTQGKLQQLKPVLEYIELNYQSPITLEDLSRLAGMSSKYFCRFFRAVIHRTPIDYLNYYRIERACYLMAAEGISVTEAAYQCGFNDSSYFVRAFRKYRNVTPRQYLNRLESSD, from the coding sequence ATGCACTATCTGGATTACAATGAAAAACAGGCCCACGGCACAGCGGATTTTCCTCTTGCCTACTATTATGTGGATGAACACCACCCCCGCTATCACATGCCCTTTCACTGGCACAGGGAGACCGAACTGCTCCGTGTTCTGGAAGGACAGCTCCGCCTCAGTCTGGATGACCGGGAGTATGTGGTGAGCGCCGGGGAACTTATCTGTATCAGCGAGGGTGTCATTCACGGCGGGGAACCGGAAAACTGTATCTATGAATGCGCGGTTTTTGATCCTCAGCCCCTGCTCATGCACACCCATGCAGTCCGCAGCTACCTCTATCAGATCCAGCGCCGCCAGATACAGATACTCATGCGCTTCACAAAAAAACAGCCCGAAATCCTCACCTGCGCAGACACCCTGTATCATTCCCTGCGCAAAAAAGGCCCCGGATGGGAAATGACTTCCCTCGGAGCACTTTTTGAACTCTATGGATTGATATTTGACCGGGGATATTATACCCCCTGTGCCTCCCGTGACAATACACAGGGAAAGCTCCAGCAGTTAAAGCCTGTGCTGGAATATATTGAGCTGAATTATCAAAGCCCCATAACCCTGGAGGATTTATCCAGACTGGCCGGCATGTCCTCCAAATACTTCTGCCGTTTTTTCCGTGCGGTCATCCACAGGACGCCTATTGACTACCTGAACTATTACCGCATCGAACGGGCCTGTTATCTCATGGCTGCAGAAGGCATCTCTGTCACGGAAGCAGCCTATCAATGCGGATTCAATGACAGCAGTTATTTTGTCAGGGCTTTCAGAAAATACAGAAACGTGACACCCAGACAATATCTTAACCGTCTGGAAAGTTCTGATTAA
- a CDS encoding L-fucose isomerase has protein sequence MAKSRLIGAYPVIGIRPTIDGRRGYLKVRESLEEQTMNMARSAARLLEENLKYSNGEPVKVVLADTTIGRVAEAAACADKFRREGVDITLTVTPCWCYGAETMDMDPQTIKAVWGFNGTERPGAVYLASVLATHAQKGLPAFGIYGHDVQAADATDIPDDVREKLLRFGRAAVAAASMRGKSYLQIGSVTMGIGGSIIDPDFIESYLGMRVESVDEVELIRRMAEGIYDEEEYKKALAWTKEHCIEGFDKNPEAVQKSREQKDSDWEFVVKMMCIIKDLMNGNENLPEGCEEEKVGHNALAAGFQGQRQWTDFYPNADFAEAMLNTSFDWNGAREPYILATENDVLNGLGMMFMKLLTNRAQIFADVRTYWSPEAVKEATGYTLEGKAAQAGGFIHLINSGAACLDACGEAKDENGNSVIKPWFDVTEEDQDAIMKAATWNAADFGYFRGGGYSSRFLTDAEMPVTMIRLNLIKGLGPVLQIAEGWTIKLPAEVSDTIWKRTDYTWPCTWFAPRVSGEGAFKTAYDVMNNWGANHGAISYGHIGADLITMCSMLRIPVAMHNVPEEKIFRPAAWNAFGMDKEGQDYRACAAYGPLYK, from the coding sequence ATGGCAAAAAGCAGATTGATCGGAGCATATCCTGTGATCGGGATCAGACCAACCATTGACGGCAGAAGAGGGTATCTGAAAGTGAGGGAATCCCTGGAAGAACAGACTATGAATATGGCAAGGTCTGCCGCACGCCTTTTGGAGGAGAATCTGAAATATTCAAACGGTGAGCCGGTAAAAGTTGTCCTTGCGGACACCACCATAGGACGTGTGGCAGAGGCGGCAGCCTGTGCGGACAAATTCAGAAGGGAAGGCGTTGACATTACGCTGACTGTGACACCGTGCTGGTGTTATGGAGCAGAGACCATGGATATGGACCCGCAGACCATAAAAGCAGTCTGGGGATTTAACGGGACAGAGCGCCCGGGTGCCGTATACCTGGCAAGCGTGCTGGCCACTCATGCGCAGAAGGGGCTTCCGGCATTCGGGATCTACGGCCATGACGTACAGGCAGCAGATGCCACGGATATTCCCGATGATGTCAGGGAAAAGCTTCTGCGTTTCGGCCGTGCGGCAGTGGCGGCAGCATCCATGAGAGGCAAATCCTATCTGCAGATCGGTTCTGTAACCATGGGGATCGGCGGTTCTATCATTGACCCGGATTTCATTGAATCTTATTTGGGAATGCGGGTGGAATCTGTAGATGAAGTGGAATTGATCCGCCGTATGGCAGAGGGCATCTATGATGAGGAAGAGTATAAAAAGGCATTGGCCTGGACAAAAGAGCACTGTATCGAGGGATTTGACAAGAACCCGGAGGCAGTGCAGAAGAGCAGAGAACAGAAGGATTCTGACTGGGAATTTGTAGTGAAGATGATGTGCATCATCAAGGATTTAATGAACGGAAATGAGAATCTTCCCGAGGGATGCGAGGAGGAGAAGGTGGGACACAATGCATTGGCAGCCGGCTTCCAGGGACAGAGGCAGTGGACAGACTTTTATCCCAACGCGGACTTTGCGGAAGCCATGCTGAACACCTCCTTTGACTGGAACGGAGCCAGAGAGCCGTACATTCTGGCTACAGAGAACGATGTACTCAATGGTCTGGGAATGATGTTTATGAAGCTGCTCACCAACAGAGCGCAGATTTTCGCAGACGTGCGTACATACTGGAGCCCGGAAGCTGTAAAGGAAGCTACAGGCTACACACTGGAGGGCAAAGCAGCGCAGGCCGGCGGTTTCATACATCTGATCAACTCCGGCGCAGCCTGCCTGGATGCCTGCGGGGAAGCAAAGGATGAAAACGGAAATAGTGTGATCAAGCCATGGTTTGATGTGACAGAGGAAGACCAGGACGCTATTATGAAGGCAGCTACCTGGAATGCAGCAGATTTCGGATATTTCCGCGGCGGCGGTTATTCCTCCAGATTCCTGACAGATGCGGAGATGCCAGTGACTATGATCCGGCTGAACCTGATAAAAGGACTGGGACCGGTGCTGCAGATCGCAGAGGGATGGACCATCAAGCTTCCTGCCGAGGTATCTGACACGATCTGGAAACGTACGGATTACACCTGGCCGTGTACATGGTTTGCACCGAGAGTCAGTGGAGAGGGCGCTTTTAAGACGGCTTACGATGTGATGAACAACTGGGGAGCCAACCACGGCGCCATCAGCTATGGCCATATCGGAGCTGATTTGATCACCATGTGCTCCATGCTCAGAATTCCAGTGGCTATGCACAATGTTCCGGAGGAAAAAATCTTCCGTCCTGCAGCATGGAACGCGTTTGGTATGGATAAAGAGGGGCAGGACTACAGAGCATGTGCAGCTTACGGCCCGCTTTATAAATAA